CACCGGCGCACCCGTCAGGGTCCGGAGCCGGTCGATCCCCGCGGTGTGGTCGGCGTGGCGATGCGTGACCAGGATCAGCACCGGACGGAGGGCCGCCAGAGCCGCCAGATGACCCTCGTCCTCGGGTCCGGGATCCACGATCACACAGGAACCGTCCGGCCCGATCACGTAGCTATGCGTGCCGCGCAGGCTCATGGGCCCGGGGTTCGGGGCGAGCAGCACCCGGAGGCCGGAGCCGGCGTCGCTCAGGACACCCGGAAGCAGCTCGGCGGCAGAATCCCCCGCCCGCGGCTCAGACACGGGAGGGACGGCGTCAGGTGTGGTGTCCGGCATGAGGACAGCTTGCCAGATGCGGCCGTGGCCGCCCAGCGACGCGATGCGTCGCCGGGCGGCCACCAGATGCAGGACCGGGAGGAACGGACTCAGGCCAGGCGGGTCAGCCAGCCGTGAGTGTCCTCGACCTTGCCGGTCTGGATGCCGAGCAGGCGTTCGCGGATGGCCATGGTGACCTCGCCGGCCTTGGCATCCTCGCTGCCGATGCTCTCGGTCTCATCCTTGAGCAGGCCGATCGGGGTGATGACCGCTGCGGTGCCACAGGCGAACACCTCGGCGATCTCGCCGGAGGCCACGCCGTCGCGCCACTCATCCAGGGTGATCTTCCGCTCGACCACTTCGCGGCCCATTTCGCGGGCCACGGTGATGATGGAGGACCGGGTCACGCCTTCGAGGATCGTGCCGCTGAGGGCCGGAGTCACCAGGGAGCCGTCCTTGAGGACGAAGAAGACGTTCATGCCGCCGAGCTCTTCGACCGCGTTGTCATTGAACGGGTCCAGGAAGAGGACCTGCTTGCAGCCGTGCGACTCGGCTTCCATCTGTGCGATCAGTGATGCGGCGTAGTTGCCGCCGCACTTGGCCGCACCGGTGCCGCCGCGGCCCGCACGGGCGTATTGACGGGAGATCCAGATGGAGACGGGCTTCAGCTCGCCGCCGAAGTAGTTGCCGGCCGGGGACGCGATGACACGGAAGGAGACCTCGCGTGCCGGGCGGACACCCAGGAAGGCCTCCGTGGCGATCATGAACGGGCGGAGGTAGAGGGCCTCGCCGTCTCCGGACGGGACCCAGTCCTGGTCCTCGGCCACGAGCCGCTTGATCGCTTCGACGAAGACCTCTTCGGGAAGCTGCGGCAGCGCGAGACGCTCGGCGGACTTGTTCAGACGGCGGGCGTTGGCGTCGGGACGGAAGGTCCAGATGGAACCGTCGGCGTGACGGTACGCCTTGAGGCCTTCGAAGATCTCCTGGCCGTAGTGCAGCACGCCGGCCGCGGGGTCCAGGCTGATCGGGCCGTAGGGCTCGACGCGGGCGTCATGCCAGGAACCGTTGCCGTCCGCGTCGACGGTGTAGTCGACGACGGCGGTGTGGTCGGTGAAGTGGTTGCCGAATCCCGGGTTCGCCAGGATCTCGGCGCGTTCCTCAGCGGACTTCGGGGTCTCCGAGCGCTGGATGGTGAAGGTGACGTCTTGAGCCGTCGCAGTCATGATTCCTCCAAAAAGTGCCGCTGAAGCGGCGCCTGCTCATCGCTGAGGGGACGCCGCCTGCGGCTGGTGAGTTGTCCTTGCCAAGCTTACGCTTTGCGGACGGCTTCGGTGATGGCTGCGCCGATCTCGCTCGTGGTGCGCGGGGCACCCGTGCGGGACTCGACGTCGGCCGCCGCGGCCGTCTCAATGCGCCGGGCCGCCTCGTGGTGGCCCAGATGATCGAGCAGGAGCGCGGCGGAGAGGATGGCCGCCGTGGGGTCCGCCTTCTGCTGGCCGGCGATGTCGGGCGCCGAGCCGTGCACGGGTTCGAACATGGACGGTGCGGTGCGGTCCATGTTGATGTTCCCGGACGCCGCCAGGCCGATGCCACCCGTGACGGCAGCGGCGAGGTCGGTGAGGATGTCACCGAAGAGGTTGTCCGTGACGATCACATCGAAGCGGCTGGGATCGGTCACCAGGAAGATGGTGGCCGCGTCGATGTGCAGGTAATCATGGCTGACCTCAGGGAACTCCTGAGCGACAGCCTCCACGGTGCGCTTCCACAGATGTCCGGCGAAGACCAGGACATTGTGCTTGTGCACCAGGGTGACCTTCTTGCGAGGGCGCTGGCTGGCACGCCGGAAGGCGTCCCGGACCACGCGCTCGACGCCGTAGGCCGTGTTGAGCGAGACCTCGGTGGCCACCTCCTGCGGGGTCCCCGTGCGGAGGGAGCCGCCGTTGCCCACATACGGGCCTTCGGTTCCTTCGCGGACCACGACGAAGTCGATCTCCCCCGGGTTCGCCAAGGGGCTGCCCACCGTGCCGTACAGGCGGGAGGGGCGCAGATTCACGTAATGGTCCAGGGAGAAGCGCAGCTTGAGGAGCAGTTCGCGCTCGATCAGGCCGGACGGGATGCGGGTGTCGCCCGGCGCGGCGCCAATGGCTCC
The nucleotide sequence above comes from Arthrobacter woluwensis. Encoded proteins:
- a CDS encoding branched-chain amino acid aminotransferase, producing MTATAQDVTFTIQRSETPKSAEERAEILANPGFGNHFTDHTAVVDYTVDADGNGSWHDARVEPYGPISLDPAAGVLHYGQEIFEGLKAYRHADGSIWTFRPDANARRLNKSAERLALPQLPEEVFVEAIKRLVAEDQDWVPSGDGEALYLRPFMIATEAFLGVRPAREVSFRVIASPAGNYFGGELKPVSIWISRQYARAGRGGTGAAKCGGNYAASLIAQMEAESHGCKQVLFLDPFNDNAVEELGGMNVFFVLKDGSLVTPALSGTILEGVTRSSIITVAREMGREVVERKITLDEWRDGVASGEIAEVFACGTAAVITPIGLLKDETESIGSEDAKAGEVTMAIRERLLGIQTGKVEDTHGWLTRLA
- a CDS encoding 3-isopropylmalate dehydrogenase, which encodes MSTSTIDLAVIPGDGIGPEVTAEALAVLTAAVERDGVQVSPTHYALGAQHWLETGETLPESVLEDLKTRDAILFGAIGAAPGDTRIPSGLIERELLLKLRFSLDHYVNLRPSRLYGTVGSPLANPGEIDFVVVREGTEGPYVGNGGSLRTGTPQEVATEVSLNTAYGVERVVRDAFRRASQRPRKKVTLVHKHNVLVFAGHLWKRTVEAVAQEFPEVSHDYLHIDAATIFLVTDPSRFDVIVTDNLFGDILTDLAAAVTGGIGLAASGNINMDRTAPSMFEPVHGSAPDIAGQQKADPTAAILSAALLLDHLGHHEAARRIETAAAADVESRTGAPRTTSEIGAAITEAVRKA